AATTTTCAGACAGTAGTTAATGCCGCAGATAAAGTGTTGGTGAATGGCATCGAAATCGGAACCTCTATATTGCTCCCGAAAGGTTATATCTTATCAGGAAATCTTACGTGGATTCATTCAAGTGTAAAACCGGGAGAAGATGAACCAGGTATTCGCACGCCTCCGCTTAAAAGTAATCTCGCGATAAGCAACAGCGACTTAATAAAAAATCTGGGATTCATGATCAACTGGCGATGGACCGACGCGATCAACAACTGGTCGAATGTGAGCGATGACAAGAGTATTGATAATAGCTTGCCGGCTTACAGTATTATTGATGCGCAGGTGAGCTATCATCTGCCAAAAGCAGCAACAACCATTAAAGCCGGAGCTTCCAATCTTCTAAACTATTACCATCAGGATTTCGCACAAAGGTATTTCTGTGGGTGGCATGTATTACGTTTCATTGACTTACGATGGGATTTTCAAATAAACTTTTCGTCAACTTATATCCGCGCAACCGGAATAACCACAGCCAGGTTAATGTATAGTTGAATGATATTAATGCATCAAAAGAAAATGAGGAAGGACTCGTGATCTTATATTCACTGTTGATTTTTAATTTTATATGCTGCTTTTCCAAAAGCATAAAGCAGCAAATTATTCAACCATCGATTGCAACTTCTGATGTTGAATATATACAAGCGGCGAAGGATGCATATATCTATGGTTATCCACTGGTCATGATGGAAATTTCAAAACGAGTAATGACCAATTATGAAACAGCTTCAAGCTTGGGTGCTCCTGTAAACCAAATATGCAGAAAAGAAGAATTTCCGGATGATAAATTCAGGGCAGTCGTAAAACCAAATTGCGATACGTATTATGCCCTGGCCTGGTTAGACCTTAGTCAGGGACCATTAGTGCTTGAAGTGCCTGATACACGCGAAAGATATTTCCTGTTGCCGATACTTGATGGCTGGACGAACGTGATTGCTTCACCCGGCAAACGAACAACCGGCACCCAAGCACAATTATTCCTCATTACATCAGCAGATTGGAAAGGTAAAGTGCCAAAGCTAATGAAGCACCTAATTTCTCCTACAAAAATGGCCTGGCTGGTTGGCCGCACACAGGTTAACAGCAAAGAGGATGGTTCAACAGTTGTTAAAGTCTTACAGGAAGGCTTTCACCTTGTACCACTCAGCAGCTATGGTAAAAAAAATTATACTCCTCCAACCGGTAAGAAAGACACTTCCCTTTCCATGAAACCACCCGTAAAACAGGTAAGTGAAATGCCAGTTGAAGCGTATTTTAATTTACTGAATCAATTGATGATTGACAACCCTCCGTTTGCTGGTGATTCTTCCATACTGCATGAAATTTCAAAACTTGGAATTGGTGCGGGCAACAGATTTGACTTGTCTAAATTCTCCAATGCTGTTCAGGATTCAATTAAAATGCTGCCGCAATGGTGTAAAAAATACCTCGCTGACCTGGCCACAAAAAAAGAAAAGATCAATGGCTGGTTGATCTTCCGCGGCCTCGGCGATTATGGAACCAATTATGATCTGCGGGCGATGATTGCAGGCAGAGGCCTTGGAGCAAACCTCGATGCGGACGCGTTATATCCTTCTTCATCGGAAGACGCGGATCATGAAAAGTATGACGGATCGAAGCATAAATATGTGTTGCATTTTGATGCCGGAAAATTTCCTCCGGCCAAAGCTTTCTGGAGCATCACCATGTACAACCTGGAAAATTACCTCGTTCCAAATGCTATTAATCGCTTTGCCCTCGGCGATAGAAATGATTTGAAGAAAAATCCGGATGGTTCGCTCGACATTTTTATTCAATCAGAAAATCCGGGAACAGAGAAGGTGCCAAATTGGCTTCCTTCTCCCCCAGGGACATTCAACATCACCTTACGGATCTACTGTCCGGAAGAAACAGCGTTGAATGGCTCCTGGATTCCACCTGCTGTAGTGAAGGCAGATTGATCGAAGAGTGCCATCGAATTATTTTCAGTGTTTTTTTCAACGCTGATTTTTTGTTTTAAATTTTTGTCATTCTGATGACGGAAGAATCTAATAGAAGAACAATAAATGCTTCGTTCCTCAGCATGACAGCGCCCTTTTAATTGTTTGGTTTAATAAGAATGATAATAGTATCAACAACCTGAATTAATTCCATCAATTATTCAAATGGATTTTATGGAGATAAAATGCACATTGAGTAAATCGCAAAGACCTATTAAAAACGGGATTCAAAAGCTTATTTCAAAAAGCCGGATTAATGGGAGATATATTTCATCATTCATGTTATTGAAAGCTTATAAATATAATTTGTTTTGATTTATCTTACCCGTCGGCTTTTTACAATAGACTTTGTTGGCTTGTACACGGGTTGGGCATTTCCCTATCCTCATGAATATGCGTTCGTCATCATTACAAAGTTTAACAAAATGCTGCTATAATCTTCAGCTTCATTTAAAAATGGGAATCGATGAAATCAGAAAACAAAGAACTCCGCCATCAGGCACGTGAAACGTTAAAAGGAAAGTGGGGAACAGCAGTAAGCTGTTATGCAATTTACGTACTCTTTCTCCTTCTTACCACTGCTATTTCCGCGGGCACGGAAGGCGGAACAAATATTTCTGTGGAAATCCTTCAACTGATTCTTGGAGGCCCTTTTCACTTGGCTTTTCGATTTTCTCCCTTTCGCTGGCAAGAGGACAGGAAGCAAGTTTCTCACAAATTTTTGAAGGCTTTAAAAGGTTTGGTGTTGCCGTAGGTGCTTATTTTTTAATGACCTTGTTCATCATTCTATGGGCCTTGCTGCTGATCATTCCTGGTATCATAGCAGCTCTTGCTTATTCACAGACATTTTATATTCTCGCCGACAATAAATCCATCGGTGCTATGGAGGCAATTGATGCCAGTAAAAAGATGATGTATGGAAACAAGGAACAATACTTTGCCCTTATACTGTATTTTGCCCTGCTGATAATTTTAAGTGTTTTCACTTTAGGAATCGCTCTGTTCTGGATATTTCCCTACATGTCAGTTACGCTCGCAAAGTTTTATAATGAGGTAAAAGAACCGCAGGTACATGAAGACCTCACCTTAATTCCACTTCATCAATAAGTGAATAACCATGCGTTAAAAAGATGAAATCGCTTATCAGGTGATTCCTATTCTTTCTGCCTTCCTATTTATAAGAAGGTAAATGAAGCATTTAAACTGACGCTGCTACTTTCAAGTTTTTAAAACAATCTTTACACCATGGCACTCTTCATCACTTCGCTCAACTCCGGTAGCAACGGCAACTGTTACTACGTAGGAAACGGGCAGGATGCAGTATTGATAGATGCCGGCTTATCCTGTCGTGAAACCGTGAAGCGAATGAGCAATTTGCAGCTTCCAATGGAACAGGTGCGCGCACTTTTCATTTCTCACGAGCACCGTGATCATATTACCGGTGCCGCAAAGTTATCGAAGCAATACAGGATGCCCGTTTACGTAACGCCGGTCACTTTGAAAAACGCGGAGATGCGGATTGAACCGGAGCTGGTGCATACTATAACGATAAATGAAAAAATAGTGGTGGGTAGTTTGAACATTGTATCTTTTGCCAAACACCACGACGCTGCAGACCCTGTGAGTTTCGTAGTGGAACACGATGGTGTTAAAGCAGGAGTGTTCACCGACATTGGCAGGGTTTGTAAAACGGTGATTCATTATTTCAGACAGTGTCATGCCTGCTTCCTTGAAAGCAATTACGATCAGCAAATGCTGGAAGAGGGAGGATACCCGCAGCATTTAAAGAAGCGCATCAGCGGTGGCAATGGCCATTTATCTAATACGGAGGCGCTTGAACTTTTCCTCAAACACAAGCCATCTTACATGAGTCATCTGCTGTTAGCACATCTGTCAGCAAATAACAATCATCCTGCGATTGTTGAAGAACTCTTTACGAAACATTCCGGCGCTGTAAAAATTATTGTTGCACCGCGTACAGGAACAACACCTGTATATTCAGTGGAAAGATCAGGTAATGATCGGTGTGGAATTATACCACAGGCTTTAAGAAAGGAAACGGTGCAGTTGGCAATGTTTTGAGAGGCCTTACTCGCGTTGCTTAACTCGCGCGCGTTTGCAGACGAGCAATGAGGGAGGCGAACGCGTGCGCTGA
The genomic region above belongs to Chitinophagaceae bacterium and contains:
- a CDS encoding DUF1254 domain-containing protein yields the protein MNDINASKENEEGLVILYSLLIFNFICCFSKSIKQQIIQPSIATSDVEYIQAAKDAYIYGYPLVMMEISKRVMTNYETASSLGAPVNQICRKEEFPDDKFRAVVKPNCDTYYALAWLDLSQGPLVLEVPDTRERYFLLPILDGWTNVIASPGKRTTGTQAQLFLITSADWKGKVPKLMKHLISPTKMAWLVGRTQVNSKEDGSTVVKVLQEGFHLVPLSSYGKKNYTPPTGKKDTSLSMKPPVKQVSEMPVEAYFNLLNQLMIDNPPFAGDSSILHEISKLGIGAGNRFDLSKFSNAVQDSIKMLPQWCKKYLADLATKKEKINGWLIFRGLGDYGTNYDLRAMIAGRGLGANLDADALYPSSSEDADHEKYDGSKHKYVLHFDAGKFPPAKAFWSITMYNLENYLVPNAINRFALGDRNDLKKNPDGSLDIFIQSENPGTEKVPNWLPSPPGTFNITLRIYCPEETALNGSWIPPAVVKAD
- a CDS encoding DUF975 family protein, which produces MTLFIILWALLLIIPGIIAALAYSQTFYILADNKSIGAMEAIDASKKMMYGNKEQYFALILYFALLIILSVFTLGIALFWIFPYMSVTLAKFYNEVKEPQVHEDLTLIPLHQ
- a CDS encoding MBL fold metallo-hydrolase; translated protein: MALFITSLNSGSNGNCYYVGNGQDAVLIDAGLSCRETVKRMSNLQLPMEQVRALFISHEHRDHITGAAKLSKQYRMPVYVTPVTLKNAEMRIEPELVHTITINEKIVVGSLNIVSFAKHHDAADPVSFVVEHDGVKAGVFTDIGRVCKTVIHYFRQCHACFLESNYDQQMLEEGGYPQHLKKRISGGNGHLSNTEALELFLKHKPSYMSHLLLAHLSANNNHPAIVEELFTKHSGAVKIIVAPRTGTTPVYSVERSGNDRCGIIPQALRKETVQLAMF